The following coding sequences lie in one Arabidopsis thaliana chromosome 3, partial sequence genomic window:
- a CDS encoding Plastid-lipid associated protein PAP / fibrillin family protein (Plastid-lipid associated protein PAP / fibrillin family protein; FUNCTIONS IN: structural molecule activity; INVOLVED IN: biological_process unknown; LOCATED IN: chloroplast thylakoid membrane, chloroplast, plastoglobule; CONTAINS InterPro DOMAIN/s: Plastid lipid-associated protein/fibrillin (InterPro:IPR006843); BEST Arabidopsis thaliana protein match is: plastid-lipid associated protein PAP / fibrillin family protein (TAIR:AT3G26080.1); Has 483 Blast hits to 479 proteins in 86 species: Archae - 0; Bacteria - 99; Metazoa - 0; Fungi - 0; Plants - 334; Viruses - 0; Other Eukaryotes - 50 (source: NCBI BLink).) yields the protein MALPSCLKTGALMSPATGFNFSGSLMKSDSGFAVPTKLQSTRKGDRERLRVQAIFSFPPAFLTRNGRAEKQKQLKQELLEAIEPLERGATASPDDQLRIDQLARKVEAVNPTKEPLKSDLVNGKWELIYTTSASILQAKKPRFLRSITNYQSINVDTLKVQNMETWPFYNSVTGDIKPLNSKKVAVKLQVFKILGFIPIKAPDSARGELEITYVDEELRLSRGDKGNLFILKMFDPTYRIPL from the exons ATGGCTTTACCTTCGTGCTTAAAGACTGGAGCTTTAATGTCTCCGGCCACTGGATTTAATTTTTCCGGCAGTCTTATGAAGTCAGACAGCGGCTTCGCCGTTCCGACAAAGTTACAGAGTACTCGAAAAGGTGAtcgagagagattgagagtcCAAGCTATTTTCAGTTTCCCTCCTGCGTTTCTGACAAGAAACGGTCGAGCTGAGAAACAGAAACAGCTCAAACAAGAACTTCTTGAAGCCATTGAGCCTCTTGAACGTGGTGCTACGGCCTCGCCTGATGACCAGCTTCGGATTGATCag TTAGCGCGTAAAGTGGAAGCAGTTAATCCCACCAAGGAGCCTTTGAAGTCTGATTTGGTCAATGGAAAATGGGAGCTCATTTATACAACCTCTGCTTCGATTTTGCAGGCAAAG AAACCAAGGTTCTTAAGATCAATAACCAACTACCAATCTATCAATGTGGATACACTTAAGGTGCAAAACATGGAGACTTGGCCTTTCTATAACTCG GTAACTGGAGACATAAAACCCCTCAATTCGAAGAAGGTTGCTGTGAAACTCCAAGTGTTTAAAATTCTCGGATTT ATTCCTATAAAAGCACCTGATAGCGCCCGCGGTGAACTTGAGATTACCTATGTGGACGAGGAACTACG GTTATCAAGAGGTGACAAAGGGAACTTGTTTATATTGAAGATGTTTGATCCCACTTATCGAATCCCTCTTTGA